A single region of the Podospora pseudopauciseta strain CBS 411.78 chromosome 1, whole genome shotgun sequence genome encodes:
- the ALD6 gene encoding aldehyde dehydrogenase (NADP(+)) ald6 (EggNog:ENOG503NWK1; COG:E; COG:G) — MRRFASRAAVASSHFSPSQRSASALLGSSSPALRMAPSKNSTHSASAAAVRRIHATAQHLRPAGTASAYGLASTATNFPTTHEKLQTAYDTPWFVNNEFVKSATSQYIDLHDPATNELITRVPQNTDEELKAAVAAAEKAFKSWSATSVLHRQQIMFKFVGLIRENWDRLAASITLEQGKTFADSKGDVLRGLQVAEAACGAPELLKGEVLEVAKDMETRTYREPLGVVAAICPFNFPAMIPLWCIPVATITGNTLILKPSERDPGAAMILAELTKKAGFPEGVVNIVHGAHRTVNFILDEPAIKAVSFVGGNKAGEYIFSRGSANGKRVQANLGAKNHAAVLPDCNKNQFLNAVVGAAFGAAGQRCMALSTLVMVGETKEWLPELAERAKALQVNGGFEEGADLGPVISPQSKERIEGLIASAEEEGATILLDGRGFKPPKYPNGNWVAPTIISNVTKDMKCYKEEIFGPVLVCLNVDTLDEAIDLINENEYGNGVAIFTRSGPTAETFRRKIEAGQVGINVPIPVPLPMFSFTGNKKSIAGGGASTFYGKPGINFYTQLKTVTAMWSAEDAISKKADVAMPTHS; from the exons ATGCGTCGTTTCGCATCCCGAGCTGCTGTGGCTTCCTCCCATTTCTCGCCCTCGCAACGATCAGCCAGCGCTCTGTTGGGTTCTTCGTCTCCAGCACTCAGAATGGCTCCCTCGAAGAACAGCACCCACTCGGCCTCGGCCGCCGCCGTGAGGAGGATACACGCCACCGCTCAGCACCTTCGTCCCGCCGGAACCGCCTCGGCCTACGGCCTGGCCAGCACGGCGACCAACTTCCCCACCACGCACGAGAAGCTCCAGACGGCGTACGACACCCCCTGGTTCGTCAACAACGAGTTCGTCAAGTCGGCCACCTCGCAGTACATTGACCTGCACGACCCGGCCACGAACGAGTTAATTACCCGGGTCCCGCAGAACACGGACGAGGAGCTAAAGgctgcggtggcggcggcagagaaGGCGTTCAAGAGCTGGAGTGCGACGAGCGTGCTGCACAGGCAGCAGATCATGTTCAAGTTTGTGGGGTTGATTAGGGAGAATTGGGATAGGTTGGCGGCGAGCATTACGCTGGAGCAGGGGAAGACGTTTGCGGATTCGAAGGGGGATGTGCTGAGGGGGTTGCAGGTTGCTGAGGCGGCTTGCGGGGCGCCGGAGTTGTTGAaaggggaggttttggaggttGCGAAGGATATGGAGACTAGGACTTATAGGGAGCCgttgggggttgtggctgCCATTTGCCCTTTTA ACTTCCCAGCTATGATTCCGCTTTGGTGTATCCCCGTGGCGACCATCACGGGCAACACGCTCATCCTCAAGCCCTCAGAGCGCGACCCCGGCGCGGCTATGATCCTCGCCGAGCTCACCAAGAAGGCGGGCTTCCCCGAGGGCGTGGTGAACATTGTCCACGGCGCCCACCGCACAGTCAACTTCATCCTCGACGAGCCCGCCATCAAGGCTGTCAGCTTCGTCGGCGGCAACAAGGCGGGCGAGTACATCTTCTCACGCGGCTCCGCCAACGGCAAGCGTGTCCAGGCCAACCTCGGGGCCAAGAACCACGCTGCTGTCCTCCCAGACTGCAACAAGAACCAGTTCCTCAACGCGGTGGTCGGTGCTGCCTTTGGCGCCGCGGGTCAGCGCTGCATGGCCTTGTCGACTCTTGTCATGGTGGGCGAGACGAAAGAGTGGCTTCCCGAGCTTGCCGAGCGGGCAAAGGCTCTTCAGGTGAATGGTGGGTTTGAAGAGGGCGCTGATTTGGGGCCTGTCATCTCCCCTCAGAGCAAGGAGCGTATCGAGGGTTTGATCGCCtcggccgaggaagagggtgccACTATCCTTCTTGATGGGAGGGGCTTCAAGCCACCCAAGTACCCCAACGGCAACTGGGTCGCTCCTACCATTATCTCCAACGTCACCAAGGATATGAAGTGCTACAAGGAGGAGATCTTTGGCCCTGTCCTCGTTTGCCTCAACGTTGACACGTTGGACGAAGCAATCGATCTGATCAATGAGAACGAGTACGGCAACGGTGTTGCCATCTTTACGAGGAGCGGTCCCACGGCCGAGACGTTCAGACGCAAGATTGAGGCTGGTCAGGTCGGGATCAACGTCCCTATTCCTGTGCCCCTCCCCATGTTCAGCTTCACGGGCAATAAGAAGAGCATTGCGGGCGGCGGCGCAAGCACGTTCTACGGGAAGCCGGGGATCAACTTTTACACGCAGCTCAAGACGGTGACGGCCATGTGGAGCGCCGAGGATGCGATTAGCAAGAAGGCGGATGTGGCCATGCCTACTCATTCTTAG
- a CDS encoding hypothetical protein (EggNog:ENOG503NXCU; COG:H) — protein MDKSNNAMTSGYNAKVEAFRDEEYPMLKGSVYLDHAGTTPYPKSLMDSFVRDMTSNLYGNPHSGSSSSQLSTSRIEDIRLRVLQFFNADPADFDVVFVANATAGIKLVVDALRAAPDGFNYAYHQASHTSLVGVREEARNSLCLDDRQVEEWATGQTPFEGHEDRPTLFAYPAQSNMDGSRLPLRWSDTIRCNTDVSRNRTYTLLDAAAYVCSSPLDLSSVERAPDFIVLSFYKIFGFPDLGALLVRRQAEEVFNTMKYFGGGTVDMVVVCVKEQWHAPKSQFLHERLEHGTLPIHNIIALDAAMDVQKQLFGTMKEVSQHTAFLQQRLDRGLRSIRHGNGEPVCTIYSPEPNPQAGSGPVVSFNIRNNQNAWVSLAEVEKLATLKGFHIRTGGVCNPGGIASALGLEPWEMRQNFSSGFRCGTDNDIMAGKPTGVIRASLGSMSTISDVDAFVDFITEFYQDLTLPPPLTSHTTQKSSRADLCVHSISIYPIKSCGHFQVPPGVDWEVRPEGLAWDREWCLVHQGTGQALSQKRYPKMALVRPTLDFDRGELRVRYAGELPPHQPREISIPLSKNPSLFRQPTTLGSRSSRVCGEEILAQTYVSNEVNDFFSGALGVPCMLARFPPGGQGKSMRHSKAHLQKHQLPSATPSHQTPRLPGSFPGDRPPSPPDSDTERSGQERRILLSNESPILAITLPSLDALNEEIRRTGNHKGEISPDVFRANVVIAPASQGSQGSIEPYAEDSWLHLKIGDGGHRFEMLGSCRRCHMVCINQDTAEKSQEPFVTLSKTRRFDGKVFFGVHMAVTGQSQLPTLRVGDVVVPSWTLV, from the exons ATGGACAAGTCCAACAATGCGATGACAAGCGGCTACAATGCCAAAGTGGAGGCCTTTCGAGACGAGGAGTACCCTATGCTCAAAG GGTCCGTTTATCTTGATCATGCTGGGACGACGCCATACCCCAAATCATTGATGGACTCGTTCGTCCGAGATATGACATCGAACCTTTATGGCAATCCCCACTCTGGATCCAGTTCATCCCAGCTTTCAACATCGAGGATTGAAGATATTCGGCTCCGAGTGCTCCAGTTCTTCAATGCTGACCCTGCCGACTTTGATGTGGTGTTCGTGGCCAATGCGACAGCTGGAATCAAGCTTGTTGTAGATGCCCTGAGAGCTGCTCCTGATGGGTTCAACTATGCGTATCATCAGGCGAGTCACACCAGTCTAGTCGGTGTTCGGGAAGAGGCTCGAAATAGCCTCTGTCTGGACGACAGACAGGTTGAAGAATGGGCAACGGGCCAAACCCCATTTGAAGGCCATGAGGACAGACCGACTCTATTTGCATACCCTGCGCAATCTAATATGGATGGCAGTCGGTTGCCCCTGCGGTGGTCAGACACGATCCGCTGCAACACAGATGTATCGAGGAATAGGACATACACTTTACTGGATGCGGCAGCATATGTGTGTTCCTCACCGCTCGACCTCAGTTCTGTCGAGCGAGCCCCTGACTTCATAGTCTTGAGCTTCTACAAGATATTCGGCTTCCCGGATCTAGGTGCTCTACTTGTAAGACGCCAAGCGGAAGAAGTCTTCAATACGATGAAGTATTTCGGAGGCGGCACTGTCGATatggttgttgtttgcgTGAAGGAGCAGTGGCACGCCCCTAAGAGCCAGTTCTTACATGAGCGTCTGGAACATGGAACATTACCTATTCACAACATCATCGCGCTCGACGCTGCTATGGACGTTCAAAAACAATTGTTCGGTACGATGAAGGAGGTATCACAACATACGGCGTTTTTACAGCAAAGACTGGACCGCGGTCTTCGGTCAATACGACATGGGAACGGCGAGCCGGTCTGCACCATCTATTCACCAGAACCTAACCCACAAGCGGGTAGTGGTCCTGTGGTCTCCTTCAATATCCGAAACAACCAAAATGCATGGGTGAGCCTGGCCGAAGTCGAGAAGCTGGCTACCCTAAAGGGCTTCCATATCCGCACAGGTGGTGTGTGCAACCCTGGAGGTATCGCTTCAGCTCTTGGTCTCGAGCCTTGGGAGATGAGGCAAAACTTTAGCTCTGGCTTTCGGTGCGGAACCGACAATGACATTATGGCCGGAAAACCGACTGGCGTCATTCGAGCGAGCCTTGGATCCATGAGCACTATCTCAGATGTCGATGCATTCGTGGACTTTATTACAGAGTTCTACCAGGATTTGACtctgccaccacctcttACATCACACACAACCCAGAAATCAAGTCGGGCCGATCTTTGCGTTCACAGTATAAGTATATACCCTATCAAAAGCTGCGGTCATTTCCAGGTTCCTCCAGGAGTTGATTGGGAGGTCCGACCAGAAGGCCTTGCTTGGGATCGAGAATGGTGTCTGGTTCACCAAGGCACTGGTCAAGCTCTGAGCCAAAAGAGATACCCAAAGATGGCACTTGTACGGCCAACACTGGATTTCGATCGAGGCGAGCTAAGGGTCAGATATGCCGGAGAACTTCCACCGCACCAGCCTAGAGAAATAAGCATACCACTCTCTAAGAACCCTTCCTTGTTTCGGCAACCAACGACACTAGGGTCGCGATCATCACGAGTTTGTGGCGAGGAAATCCTAGCGCAAACATACGTCTCGAACGAGGTCAATGATTTCTTCTCGGGTGCCCTCGGAGTGCCCTGCATGCTGGCCAGATTTCCCCCAGGAGGCCAAGGAAAAAGTATGCGGCATTCAAAAGCTCATCTTCAGAAGCATCAACTGCCATCGGCAACACCCtctcatcaaacaccacgACTTCCTGGCTCGTTTCCCGGAGACcgtccaccatcaccaccagactCGGACACGGAAAGAAGTGGCCAAGAACGACGCATATTATTGTCCAATGAAAGTCCCATACTGGCTATCACTCTTCCGAGTCTGGATGCCCTCAATGAGGAGATCAGGAGGACAGGTAACCACAAGGGGGAAATCTCTCCAGATGTTTTCCGAGCCAATGTTGTGATTGCCCCGGCCTCACAAGGCTCACAAGGTTCGATAGAGCCCTACGCCGAAGACTCGTGGTTACATCTGAAAATAGGAGATGGTGGTCACAGGTTTGAGATGTTGGGGTCTTGCAGGAGATGTCACATGGTATGCATCAACCAGGACACGGCGGAAAAGAGCCAGGAGCCGTTTGTGACATTGTCAAAGACGAGGAGGTTTGATGGCAAGGTCTTTTTTGGGGTGCACATGGCAGTGACGGGCCAATCGCAACTTCCCACTttgagggtgggggatgtggttgttcCTTCCTGGACACTTGTGTAA
- a CDS encoding hypothetical protein (COG:O; EggNog:ENOG503NV5M), giving the protein MKFNVAAAAASAAILAGGVYADDQKVLKEESSSTAAEASTKSVPPLPTFTPTKLKAPFLEQFTDDWEQRWKPSHAKKDTKGSEEEWAYIGEWSVEEPTVYKGMEGDKGLVVKNAAAHHAISAKFPKKIDPKGKTLVVQYEVKLQDGLECGGAYMKLLRDNKALHQDEFSNATPYVIMFGPDKCGHTNKVHFIFNHKNPKTGEYEEKHLSSAPSAKIVKTTELYTLTVHPNNTYSIGINGEQVKEGSLLEDFTPSVNPPKEIDDPKDKKPEDWVDEARIQDPDAKKPDDWDEDAPYEIVDEDATQPADWLVDEPLTIPDPEAQKPEDWDDEEDGDWIAPTVPNPKCADVSGCGPWTKPMIKNPDYKGKWSAPYIDNPAYKGVWAPRKIKNPDYFEDKNPANFEPIGAIGYEIWTMQKDILFDNIYIGHSVEDARKLAEETFFKKHPVEEALEEAERPKEEDKPASPNDLKFLDDPKTYITEKLDLFLTIAQRDPIEAIKFVPEIAGGIAAVLLTVLGLIFGIVGVATNPAPVKKAAAEVKEKAKEAKDKVAEAAATGAETAKAEVTKRTNTRKA; this is encoded by the exons ATGAAGTTCAAcgttgctgccgctgctgccagcgCAGCCATCCTGGCCGGTGGTGTCTACGCCGACGACCAGAAGGTGCTCAAGGAGGAAAGCTCCAGCACTGCCGCCGAGGCCTCGACCAAGTCGGTCCCCCCTCTGCCAACCTTTACT CCTACCAAGCTCAAGGCCCCATTCCTCGAGCAGTTCACCGACGACTGGGAGCAAAGGTGGAAGCCTTCCCACGCCAAGAAGGATACCAAGGGCTCTGAGGAAGAATGGGCCTACATCGGCGAGTGGTCCGTCGAGGAGCCCACCGTCTACAAGGGCATGGAGGGTGACAAGGGTCTTGTTGTCAAGAACGCAGCTGCCCACCACGCCATCTCGGCGAAATTCCCCAAGAAGATCGACCCCAAGGGCAAGACCCTCGTCGTTCAGTATGAGGTCAAGCTTCAAG ACGGCCTCGAATGCGGCGGTGCTTATATGAAGCTCCTCCGGGATAACAAGGCTCTCCACCAGGATGAGTTCTCCAACGCGACCCCATACGTGATCATGTTCGGTCCCGACAAGTGCGGCCACACCAACAAGGTGCACTTCATTTTCAACCACAAGAACCCCAAGACTGGGGAGTACGAGGAGAAGCATCTCTCTTCCGCGCCCTCGGCCAAGATTGTCAAGACTACTGAGCTCTACACCCTCACAGtccaccccaacaacacctacTCCATTGGCATCAACGGCGAGCAGGTCAAGGAGGGCAGCCTCCTCGAGGACTTTACTCCTTCGGTCAACCCTCCCAAGGAGATTGACGAccccaaggacaagaagcccGAGGACTGGGTTGATGAGGCCCGTATTCAGGACCCCGATGCCAAGAAGCCCGATGACTGGGATGAGGATGCCCCGTACGAGATTGTCGATGAGGATGCCACTCAGCCTGCTGACTGGCTTGTCGATGAgcccctcaccatccccgacCCCGAGGCCCAGAAGCCCGAGGattgggatgatgaggaggatggtgactGGATCGCCCCCACTgtccccaaccccaagtgCGCTGATGTTTCTGGCTGTGGCCCCTGGACCAAGCCCATGATTAAGAACCCCGACTACAAGGGCAAGTGGTCTGCTCCTTACATTGACAACCCTGCCTACAAGGGCGTCTGGGCTCCCCGCAAGATCAAGAACCCCGACTACTTCGAGGACAAGAACCCCGCCAACTTTGAGCCCATTGGTGCCATCGGCTACGAGATCTGGACCATGCAGAAGGATATCCTTTTTGACAACATCTACATTGGTCACTCCGTTGAGGATGCCCGCAAGCTCGCCGAGGAGACTTTCTTCAAGAAGCACCCCGTTGAGGAGGCCcttgaggaggccgagagacccaaggaggaggacaagccCGCTTCTCCCAACGACCTCAAGTTCTTGGATGACCCCAAGACCTACATCACTGAGAAGCTTGACTTGTTCTTGACCATCGCCCAGCGCGACCCCATTGAGGCCATCAAGTTCGTCCCCGAGATTGCTGGCGGCATTGCCGCTgtcctcctcaccgtccTCGGCCTCATCTTCGGCATTGTCGGCGTTGCTACCAACCCCGCCCCTgtcaagaaggctgccgctgaggtcaaggagaaggccaaggaggccaaggacaAGGTCGCTGAGGCTGCCGCCACTGGCGCCGAGACGGCCAAGGCTGAGGTCACCAAGCGCACCAACACGCGGAAGGCGTAA
- a CDS encoding hypothetical protein (COG:S; EggNog:ENOG503NZNV), translating into MTTTTLNPNDPLYHLPTAQIVHLRTLFYTQLSLGKIKPLVLPSAFFGTLFLPLLYLSIPHKSRPWLYSLRWVVAFLIVYIDYTLLLTTSGSNVAIGYAVGLIACHGTVWGLTLVLFTRPQWDAARVVRDGETGGYTWEFYPEEGSWWKRVGWAGDLLLNFRGAGWNYAVSTIPSPPFPTAGGGQGQTVEMGRMEKVTRQGYWVCETGREFVRDRLWQVGWSWVVIDVWTTFGRADPYIVLGPEYVHSSHWKINSLPPALEGVPMGVVSLGRSILGITGVAAGLFYFHSIYQLVNYCVLGKGGLDLLGVQGELWQYPSLFGGFHMVKEKGLAGFWGAWWHQSFRRGFAAAGEWVFDVVATGETVPALRVRDTNGEVNGKGYDNDKERRAKKPTRAKTVVTVLIAFFLSGLMHACGGLTSMSPTTKFWTPIMFFATQGVGVLVQGFVCQYFRGFIERNFSTRWRRVGNLVVVAVWLQWTGWGLVDDMSRAGIWLFEPVPFSPVRWLVKILGYGDMLGGNNGNVWRLDEEYGLRWWWGPEGRWWESGIRL; encoded by the coding sequence atgaccaccaccaccctcaaccccaacgacCCCCtctaccacctccccaccgctCAAATTGTTCACCTCCGCACCCTTTTTTACACCCAGCTCTCCCTCGGAAAGATCAAacccctcgtcctcccctccgccttcttcggcaccctcttcctccccttgctCTACCTCTCCATCCCACATAAATCCCGCCCCTGGCTATATTCCCTTAGGTGGGTGGTCGCCTTTTTGATCGTGTACATCGATTACACACTCCTACTCACCACCTCTGGCTCCAACGTCGCGATTGGTTATGCTGTTGGGTTGATTGCCTGCCATGGGACGGTGTGGGGGTTAACGCTGGTGTTGTTTACACGGCCGCAGTGGGATGCTGCGCGTGTTGTGAGAGATGGGGAAACGGGGGGGTATACATGGGAGTTTTACCCTGAGGAGGGGAGTtggtggaagagggtgggATGGGCGGGGGATTTGCTGTTGAATTTTAGGGGGGCGGGGTGGAATTATGCTGTTAGTACTATACCGTCCCCGCCGTTTCCGACAGCGGGAGGGGGCCAGGGGCAAACGgttgagatggggaggatggaaaAGGTGACGAGGCAGGGGTATTGGGTTTGTgagacggggagggagtttGTGAGGGATCGGTTGTGGCAGGTTGGGTGGAGTTGGGTGGTGATTGATGTGTGGACTACGTTTGGGAGGGCGGATCCGTATATTGTTTTGGGGCCCGAGTATGTGCACTCGTCGCATTGGAAAATCAACAGTTTGCCCCCGGCGCTGGAGGGGGTGccgatgggggtggtgagcttggGGAGGAGCATCTTGGGGATTACGGGGGTGGCGGCGGGATTGTTTTATTTTCATTCGATTTATCAGTTGGTTAATTACTGTGtgcttgggaagggggggttggatttgTTGGGGGTGCAGGGGGAGTTGTGGCAGTATCCGAGTCTGTTTGGGGGGTTTCACATGGTGAAGGAGAAAGGGCTggctgggttttggggggcgtGGTGGCATCAGAGTTTTAGGAGGGGGttcgcggcggcgggggagtgGGTTTTTGATGTGGTGGCTACGGGGGAGACGGTGCCTGctttgagggtgagggataCCAACGGGGAGGTGAATGGAAAGGGGTATGACAATGATAAGGAGCGACGGGCTAAGAAGCCAACGAGGGCGAAGACGGTGGTTACGGTGTTGATTGCGTTTTTCTTGTCGGGGCTGATGCATGCCTGTGGCGGGTTGACGTCTATGAGTCCTACGACCAAGTTTTGGACGCCAATTATGTTTTTTGCCACTCAGGGCGTCGGGGTGCTGGTTCAGGGCTTTGTTTGTCAGTATTTTAGGGGGTTCATTGAGAGGAACTTTtcgacgaggtggaggagggtagggaacttggttgttgttgctgtgtggCTTCAGTGGACTGGTTGGGGGCTTGTTGATGATATGAGCAGGGCGGGGATCTGGTTGTTTGAGCCTGTGCCGTTCTCGCCGGTGAGATGGTTGGTGAAGATCTTGGGTTATGGAGATATGCTGGGAGGGAATAATGGAAATGTGTGGAGGTTGGACGAGGAGTATGGcttgagatggtggtggggaccTGAAggcaggtggtgggagagcgGGATTAGGCTTTGA
- the CDC6 gene encoding AAA ATPase (EggNog:ENOG503NWCF; COG:L), which yields MVSPTLGKRTRSSKENSESAITFDLPAKRTRRTLRSTTIADEPEAEKENDIVIAEDEDASDETGETQEKKTTWQEKTFKDVQKTPSKSLARRASVASTVKSSAIPPVTPSTPRHYDVFSKGVTSTPRHRVMSVGKFSKRMTPSTPLTPSSVQTVYHQARQLFSRSADPGQLIGRDDERAKMKGFLSRCTTSKPSGCLYVSGPPGTGKSAMVNRITDETVSESANSSIKKAYINCMSAKSSKDLYYTLFDQLVTPEDQETDLSETDVVEALQKLFVPKKKSASNKVYLIVLDEIDHILTLDPESLYRVFEWSLQPTGSRLLMVGIANALDLTDRFLPRLKSRNLKPEILPFLPYTAPQVKNIITTRLKSLLPANHPDQNFIPFFHPAAIELCSRKVSTQTGDLRRAFEVCRRAIDLVESETRLKHENEIKENMLQMSPSRKVLGEKHNSSLPKPGQQSSVSGQLIKALQVLTVETAPRVSIGHLNKVTAAAFSYGTMQRLKVLNLQQKAALCSLLAIEKRNRERVSSQVGGGTPSKNLPAAPTVKALFESYTRLCKTDSVLHPLSSSEFREVVASLEMVSLIAEVDGKMGSFGGSGTPGGLARTPSRRGKKKDVFGMGDMKVGLVADERRVASCVGLREMEGVVEGEGRGQGILRRVLSGEGLE from the exons ATGGTATCTCCCACTCTTGGAAAGAGAACCCGGAGTTCAAAGGAGAACTCAG AGTCGGCAATCACCTTTGACCTTCCTGCCAAGCGCACTCGACGAACCCTTCGAAGCACCACCATTGCGGATGAGCCAGAAGCCGAAAAGGAGAACGACATTGTAATAGCGGAAGACGAAGATGCGAGCGACGAGACTGGCGAGacacaagaaaagaagacaACCTGGCAAGAAAAGACCTTCAAAGATGTGCAAAAGACGCCCTCAAAATCACTCGCCAGACGAGCCTCGGTGGCCAGCACAGTCAAGAGCTCCGCCATCCCTCCCGTCACGCCTTCAACACCGCGTCACTACGATGTCTTCTCCAAGGGCGTCACATCCACTCCCCGGCACCGGGTCATGTCAGTTGGAAAGTTCTCCAAGCGCATGACACCCTCGACACCCCTCACCCCGTCCTCCGTTCAAACAGTCTACCACCAAGCCCGTCAGCTCTTCTCCCGCAGCGCGGACCCAGGGCAGCTCATCGGACGCGACGACGAAAGGGCGAAGATGAAGGGATTCCTCAGCCGgtgcaccacctccaaaccAAGCGGCTGCCTCTACGTCAGCGGGCCCCCCGGCACAGGCAAATCCGCCATGGTCAACCGCATCACCGACGAGACCGTCTCCGAGTCTGCTAACTCTTCCATCAAAAAAGCCTACATCAACTGCATGTCAGCCAAGTCCTCCAAGGACCTGTACTATACCCTCTTCGACCAGCTCGTTACCCCCGAAGACCAGGAGACCGACCTCTCCGAAACCGACGTGGTCGAAGCCCTGCAGAAACTCTTCGTCCCCAAAAAGAAGTCGGCCTCGAACAAGGTGTATCTGATTGTCCTTGACGAAATCGaccacatcctcaccctcgaccCGGAGTCTTTGTATCGTGTATTCGAATGGTCTCTCCAGCCCACCGGCAGCCGACTCCTCATGGTCGGAATTGCCAACGCCCTCGACCTAACAGATCGcttcctcccccgcctcaaATCCCGGAACCTCAAGCCAGAAATCCTCCCGTTCTTGCCATACACCGCCCCCCAAGTCaaaaacatcatcaccacccggTTAAAATCCCTCTTGCCAGCAAACCACCCAGACCAGAATTTtatccccttcttccacccGGCCGCCATTGAGCTCTGCTCCCGAAAAGTCTCGACCCAAACCGGTGATCTCCGCCGTGCTTTTGAGGTCTGCCGGCGAGCTATCGATCTTGTCGAATCTGAAACAAGGTTAAAGCACGAGAATGAAATCAAGGAAAACATGCTGCAAATGTCGCCGTCAAGAAAGGTCCTGGGGGAGAAGCACAATTCTTCTCTTCCCAAGCCGGGGCAGCAGAGCAGCGTGTCTGGGCAGCTTATCAAGGCGTTGCAGGTGCTGACGGTGGAGACAGCGCCGAGGGTGTCAATTGGGCACTTGAACAAGGTTACTGCTGCGGCTTTCAGCTACGGGACTATGCAACGGTTGAAGGTGTTGAATCTTCAGCAAAAGGCGGCGCTGTGCTCGCTGCTGGCGATTGAGAAGCGGAATCGGGAGAGGGTTTCTTCTcaagttggtggtggtacgCCGAGTAAGAATTTGCCTGCGGCGCCGACGGTGAAGGCACTGTTTGAAAGTTATACGAGGCTTTGCAAGACGGACTCGGTGTTGCATCCGTTGAGCTCTTCCGAGTttagggaggtggtggcgagcttggagatggtgagtTTGATTGCcgaggtggatgggaagaTGGGGTCTTTTGGTGGGAGCGGGACGCCGGGGGGTTTGGCGAGGACGCCGagcaggagggggaagaagaaggatgtttttgggatgggggataTGAAAGTTGGATTGGTGGCTGATGAGAGGAGAGTGGCGAGCTGTGTTGGGCttagggagatggagggggttgtggagggggaggggagggggcaggggattttgaggagggtgttgtcaggggaggggttggagtaG